A section of the Streptomyces sp. NBC_01591 genome encodes:
- the coaA gene encoding type I pantothenate kinase, giving the protein MITSPPRSTHRRAEHAATPYVDLSRAEWSALRDKTPLPLTADEVERLRGLGDVIDLDEVRDVYLPLSRLLNLYVQATSGLRGALNTFLGDAGNGHGEQRGTPFVIGVAGSVAVGKSTTARILQALLARWPEHPRVELVTTDGFLLPMKELRTRGLMSRKGFPESYDRRALTRFVADIKAGKDEVTAPVYSHLIYDIVPDQRLTVRRPDILIVEGLNVLQPAMPGKDGRTRVGLADYFDFSVYVDARTEDIESWYLDRFRKLRATAFQNPFSYFRKYTQVSEEEAMEYAATMWRTINKPNLVENVAPTRGRATLVLRKGPDHKVQRLSLRKL; this is encoded by the coding sequence GTGATCACTTCGCCGCCACGGAGCACCCACCGACGCGCCGAGCACGCGGCGACGCCGTACGTCGATCTGTCCCGCGCCGAGTGGAGCGCCCTGCGCGACAAGACGCCGCTGCCGCTGACCGCCGACGAGGTGGAGCGGCTGCGCGGGCTCGGGGACGTCATCGACCTCGACGAGGTGCGGGACGTCTACCTGCCGCTCTCCCGGCTCCTCAACCTCTACGTCCAGGCCACCTCGGGCCTGCGCGGCGCCCTGAACACCTTCCTCGGGGACGCGGGCAACGGCCACGGCGAGCAGCGCGGCACCCCGTTCGTCATAGGCGTCGCGGGCAGTGTCGCGGTCGGCAAGTCCACCACCGCGCGCATCCTCCAGGCGCTGCTGGCCCGCTGGCCCGAGCATCCGCGCGTCGAGCTGGTGACCACGGACGGGTTCCTGCTGCCGATGAAGGAGCTCCGGACCCGCGGGCTGATGTCGCGCAAGGGGTTCCCCGAGTCGTACGACCGGCGCGCCCTGACCCGTTTCGTCGCCGACATCAAGGCCGGCAAGGACGAGGTGACGGCGCCCGTCTACTCGCACCTGATCTACGACATCGTGCCGGACCAGCGGCTCACCGTACGCCGCCCCGACATCCTGATCGTCGAGGGGCTGAACGTGCTGCAGCCCGCGATGCCCGGCAAGGACGGCCGGACCAGGGTCGGTCTGGCCGACTACTTCGACTTCAGCGTGTACGTGGACGCGCGCACCGAGGACATCGAGAGCTGGTATCTCGACCGGTTCCGGAAGCTGCGCGCGACGGCGTTCCAGAACCCGTTCTCGTACTTCCGCAAGTACACCCAGGTCTCCGAGGAGGAGGCCATGGAGTACGCGGCGACGATGTGGCGGACCATCAACAAGCCCAATCTGGTGGAGAACGTCGCGCCCACCCGGGGCCGTGCCACCCTGGTGCTGCGCAAGGGCCCGGACCACAAGGTCCAGCGGCTGTCCCTGCGCAAACTCTGA
- a CDS encoding RNA polymerase sigma factor, with product MTGPPASPDDDAEVIAQSLEEPEIFAGLYDRHAPDIHRYAARRLGEGAADDITAETFLVAFRSRRRYDSSRRSARPWLYGIAANLIGKHRRSEERGLRALARTGQDPVAASWSDRSDDRIATQAPLATALAALSPGDRHVLLLVAWADLGYQEVAEALGIPLGTVRSRLNRARRKVREALRMDPSFTPDAMELTPSWTK from the coding sequence GTGACCGGACCGCCGGCCAGCCCCGACGACGATGCCGAGGTCATCGCGCAGTCGTTGGAGGAACCCGAGATCTTCGCCGGGCTCTACGACCGTCACGCACCGGACATCCACCGCTATGCCGCCCGCCGCCTCGGGGAGGGCGCGGCGGACGACATCACGGCGGAGACCTTCCTCGTCGCCTTCCGCTCCCGGCGCCGCTACGACAGCTCCCGGCGCAGCGCCCGTCCCTGGCTGTACGGCATCGCGGCGAACCTCATCGGCAAGCACCGGCGCAGCGAGGAGCGGGGGCTGCGGGCCCTGGCCCGTACCGGTCAGGACCCGGTGGCCGCGTCCTGGAGCGACCGTTCCGACGACCGGATCGCCACCCAGGCACCGCTGGCGACGGCGCTCGCCGCACTCTCGCCCGGCGACCGCCATGTGCTGCTGCTCGTCGCCTGGGCCGACCTCGGGTACCAGGAGGTCGCCGAGGCGCTGGGCATCCCGCTCGGCACCGTACGTTCGCGGCTCAACCGCGCCCGCCGCAAGGTCCGCGAGGCCCTCCGCATGGACCCCTCGTTCACGCCCGACGCCATGGAGCTGACCCCGTCATGGACGAAATGA
- a CDS encoding response regulator transcription factor: MNGTGPTTPPRIRVLIVDDQPLVRRGLSLILSPDPSFEVVGEAGDGAQAVTLARRLCPDVVVMDIRMPVLDGVGATRELAVTVPGCRVLALSTFDLDEYVVGALRAGAYGFLPKDSSPEDLGAAIRTVHAGEAVVAPRLLTRLISTHVRASRDARPAPTGPTGPGELTPREVEVWRLMATGLDNTEISRALDISLSTVKNYITSIFGKLAVRDRAQAVIAAYESGLVTARAD, from the coding sequence ATGAACGGGACCGGACCGACGACGCCGCCGAGGATCAGGGTGCTGATCGTGGACGACCAGCCGCTGGTCCGGCGCGGTCTGTCGCTGATCCTCTCCCCCGACCCGTCCTTCGAGGTGGTGGGCGAGGCCGGGGACGGCGCGCAGGCCGTCACCCTCGCCCGCCGACTGTGCCCCGACGTCGTGGTGATGGACATCCGGATGCCCGTCCTCGACGGGGTCGGCGCGACCAGGGAGCTCGCCGTCACCGTGCCCGGCTGCCGGGTCCTGGCCCTCAGCACCTTCGACCTCGACGAGTACGTCGTGGGCGCCCTGCGCGCCGGGGCCTACGGGTTCCTGCCCAAGGACAGCTCCCCGGAGGATCTCGGCGCGGCGATCCGCACCGTCCACGCCGGAGAGGCCGTCGTCGCGCCGCGCCTGCTCACCCGGCTGATCTCCACCCACGTACGGGCATCGCGCGATGCGCGGCCGGCCCCCACCGGCCCGACCGGCCCGGGTGAACTCACCCCCCGCGAGGTCGAGGTGTGGCGCCTGATGGCCACCGGCCTCGACAACACCGAGATCTCCCGCGCCCTGGACATCAGCCTCTCCACGGTCAAGAACTACATCACCAGCATCTTCGGCAAGCTCGCCGTCCGCGACCGCGCCCAGGCGGTCATCGCGGCCTACGAATCGGGCCTGGTCACCGCGCGCGCGGACTAG
- a CDS encoding sensor histidine kinase, whose product MRKSRYIGPDGARESPHIDSAEPPWTRNDALVTGGACAMNLLSYVFFDDPDGRHDVSVAGFLLLALAAVPLLARRSHPVAALAAVLALDATATLTVPLPSHFGAVLVVALYTVARSCPGRVTAVATVATMSLTLLSQSNGRIPPWKEAITPPLSTLIVVGTALAVNRWQREVAANRRLLAERAVADERRRIARELHDIVAHHITTMQLMAGGARANLARPEVVRDALVTLESSGRLALREMRQLLDVLRAGDEPESAPSLPQPGVEDLDRLVAESRLAGLPTEFAVHGPRRPLPPTVGLTVFRIAQEALTNTRKYAGDARASVQLTYHQERITVEVRDDGGGAPPRERASAVGSGGYGLIGMRERVALHGGTLTAGPQAGGGFAVVAELPLSTDEAVEAAVQHKGAHR is encoded by the coding sequence ATGCGCAAAAGCCGGTACATCGGGCCCGACGGTGCCCGGGAGTCGCCGCACATCGACAGCGCCGAGCCGCCGTGGACCCGTAACGACGCACTCGTGACCGGCGGGGCCTGCGCGATGAACCTGCTCAGCTACGTGTTCTTCGACGACCCCGACGGCCGGCACGACGTGAGCGTGGCCGGGTTCCTCCTCCTCGCCCTGGCGGCCGTGCCGCTGCTCGCCCGGCGAAGCCACCCGGTGGCGGCGCTCGCCGCCGTACTGGCACTCGACGCGACGGCCACCCTGACCGTCCCGCTGCCCAGCCACTTCGGTGCCGTCCTGGTGGTCGCCCTGTACACGGTCGCCAGGTCCTGCCCCGGTCGAGTCACGGCGGTCGCGACTGTCGCGACGATGTCGCTGACACTGCTGAGCCAGAGCAACGGCCGGATCCCGCCCTGGAAGGAGGCCATCACCCCGCCCCTCTCCACCTTGATCGTCGTCGGCACCGCCCTGGCGGTCAACCGCTGGCAGCGGGAGGTGGCGGCCAACCGCAGACTCCTTGCCGAACGTGCGGTGGCCGACGAACGCCGCCGCATCGCACGGGAGTTGCACGACATCGTGGCCCACCACATCACCACCATGCAGCTGATGGCCGGTGGAGCCCGGGCCAACCTCGCCCGACCGGAGGTGGTCCGGGACGCCCTGGTCACCCTGGAGTCCTCCGGGCGGCTCGCGCTGCGCGAGATGCGCCAGCTCCTCGACGTGCTGCGGGCCGGCGACGAACCGGAGTCCGCGCCGTCGCTGCCCCAGCCCGGCGTCGAAGACCTCGACCGGCTGGTGGCCGAGTCCCGCCTCGCCGGACTGCCGACCGAGTTCGCCGTCCACGGGCCGCGGCGTCCGCTGCCGCCGACCGTCGGCCTCACGGTGTTCCGGATCGCCCAGGAGGCCCTCACCAACACCCGCAAGTACGCGGGGGACGCCCGTGCGTCCGTACAACTGACGTACCACCAGGAGCGGATCACCGTCGAGGTGCGGGACGACGGCGGGGGCGCACCGCCGCGGGAGCGGGCGTCGGCGGTGGGCTCGGGCGGTTACGGTCTGATCGGCATGCGCGAGCGCGTCGCCCTGCACGGCGGCACCCTGACCGCCGGCCCGCAGGCCGGTGGGGGGTTCGCCGTGGTGGCCGAACTGCCGCTGAGCACGGACGAGGCGGTCGAGGCGGCCGTCCAGCACAAGGGGGCACACCGATGA
- a CDS encoding CU044_5270 family protein — protein sequence MDEMTQLRELRADVPVPDRGRLAPGRQRLAEAAASGRRVRRLRADWRFAAAGAAAAITVAAVLGTQLGDAAAPSRSGPASTSGTLRLDNPAEVLNRAADALEKQPAGPEPRDDQWIYTRTAQVASQGNQNGAAVGPATHDPDSWVPYDNSAAAKNGKDSDYRTARQVYRAADKLPDDPARLLAKVRSFYPTGITAESPPEAEAQHSFRAIGLMAEAYPVAPDALARIYRAMATIPGVHVTDHLVKDAAGREAIAITRKEDGSHEQREILLDPHDFSYAGLRFVVAEDYAYTLSDGKVERQTFHFKAGQILTSEARIKAAVVDAKGEKP from the coding sequence ATGGACGAAATGACCCAGCTGCGCGAACTCCGCGCGGACGTGCCCGTTCCCGACCGTGGAAGGCTCGCCCCGGGCCGGCAGCGGCTCGCCGAGGCCGCGGCCTCGGGGCGTCGCGTCCGCCGGCTGCGGGCCGACTGGCGGTTCGCCGCGGCCGGTGCGGCAGCGGCGATCACCGTGGCGGCCGTGCTCGGTACCCAGCTCGGGGACGCCGCCGCGCCCTCCCGCTCCGGACCCGCGTCCACCTCCGGCACCCTGCGGCTGGACAACCCGGCCGAGGTGCTGAACCGGGCCGCCGACGCGCTGGAGAAGCAGCCGGCCGGGCCGGAGCCGCGCGACGACCAGTGGATCTACACCAGGACGGCGCAGGTGGCCTCGCAGGGCAACCAGAACGGCGCGGCCGTCGGGCCCGCCACGCACGACCCCGACAGCTGGGTTCCGTACGACAACTCCGCCGCGGCCAAGAACGGCAAGGACTCCGACTACCGCACGGCCCGCCAGGTCTACCGGGCCGCCGACAAGCTGCCCGACGACCCGGCGCGGCTGCTGGCGAAGGTCCGCTCGTTCTACCCGACCGGCATCACGGCCGAGAGCCCGCCCGAGGCCGAGGCCCAGCACAGCTTCCGCGCGATCGGGCTGATGGCCGAGGCGTACCCGGTCGCACCGGACGCCCTCGCCCGGATCTACCGGGCCATGGCCACCATCCCCGGCGTGCACGTCACCGACCACCTGGTGAAGGACGCGGCCGGGCGCGAGGCCATCGCCATCACCCGGAAGGAGGACGGCAGCCATGAGCAGCGGGAGATCCTGCTCGACCCGCACGACTTCAGCTACGCAGGTCTGCGTTTCGTGGTCGCCGAGGACTACGCGTACACGCTCTCCGACGGCAAGGTGGAGCGCCAGACCTTCCACTTCAAGGCGGGACAGATCCTCACGAGCGAGGCGCGGATCAAGGCCGCCGTCGTCGACGCCAAGGGCGAAAAGCCCTGA
- the glmM gene encoding phosphoglucosamine mutase, producing MGRLFGTDGVRGVANADLTAELALGLSVAAAHVLAEGSTLDGTRPTAVVGRDPRASGEFLEAAVVAGLASAGVDVLRVGVLPTPAVAYLTGALGADLGVMLSASHNSMPDNGVKFIARGGHKLSDELEDRIESIYQQHRTGEPWERPTGAGVGRVTEYAEGFDRYVAHLVAVLPNRLDGLKVVLDEAHGAAARVSPEAFARAGAEVITIGADPNGLNINDGCGSTHLEPLKAAVVEHGADFGIAHDGDADRCLAVDAAGEEVDGDQILAVLALAMREAGQLRKDTVVGTVMSNLGFKIAMEREGIQLVQTAVGDRYVLESMKAEGYALGGEQSGHVIVLDHATTGDGTLTGLLLAARVAATGRTLADLAGVMQRLPQLLINVRDVDKSRVATSAEVAAAVADAERELGSTGRVLLRQSGTEPLVRVMVEAADIEQARAIAERLADVVKSALG from the coding sequence GTGGGACGACTCTTCGGCACGGACGGTGTGCGCGGTGTCGCCAATGCGGATCTGACGGCTGAGCTGGCGCTCGGTCTCTCGGTCGCTGCGGCGCATGTTCTCGCCGAGGGGAGCACCCTCGACGGGACCCGGCCGACAGCCGTGGTGGGCCGTGACCCACGCGCGTCCGGAGAGTTCCTGGAGGCCGCCGTCGTGGCCGGTCTCGCCAGCGCCGGCGTGGACGTCCTGCGCGTCGGTGTGCTGCCCACCCCGGCGGTGGCGTACCTCACCGGCGCGCTGGGGGCCGACCTCGGTGTGATGCTCTCCGCGAGCCACAACTCCATGCCGGACAACGGTGTCAAGTTCATCGCCCGCGGCGGTCACAAGCTCTCCGACGAGCTGGAGGACCGGATCGAGTCGATCTACCAGCAGCACCGCACCGGTGAGCCGTGGGAGCGCCCGACCGGTGCCGGTGTGGGACGCGTCACCGAGTACGCGGAGGGCTTCGACCGTTACGTGGCCCACCTCGTCGCGGTCCTGCCGAACCGGCTCGACGGGCTGAAGGTCGTGCTCGACGAAGCCCACGGCGCGGCCGCCCGGGTCTCGCCCGAGGCCTTCGCGCGGGCCGGCGCCGAGGTGATCACGATCGGGGCCGACCCGAACGGCCTGAACATCAACGACGGCTGCGGCTCCACCCACCTGGAGCCGCTGAAGGCCGCCGTCGTCGAGCACGGCGCCGACTTCGGCATCGCGCACGACGGCGACGCCGACCGCTGCCTGGCCGTGGACGCCGCAGGCGAGGAGGTCGACGGCGACCAGATCCTGGCCGTCCTCGCCCTCGCCATGCGCGAGGCCGGACAGCTGCGCAAGGACACCGTGGTCGGCACCGTCATGTCCAACCTCGGCTTCAAGATCGCGATGGAGCGGGAGGGCATCCAGCTCGTCCAGACCGCCGTCGGCGACCGCTACGTACTGGAGTCGATGAAGGCCGAGGGCTACGCGCTGGGCGGCGAGCAGTCCGGCCACGTCATCGTCCTGGACCACGCCACGACCGGCGACGGCACGCTGACCGGCCTGCTGCTGGCGGCCCGGGTCGCCGCCACCGGCCGTACGCTCGCCGATCTGGCCGGGGTCATGCAGCGGCTGCCGCAGCTGCTGATCAACGTCCGTGACGTCGACAAGTCCCGGGTCGCGACCTCCGCCGAGGTCGCCGCGGCCGTGGCCGACGCCGAGCGCGAGCTGGGCTCCACCGGACGCGTGCTGCTGCGCCAGTCGGGCACGGAGCCGCTGGTGCGGGTCATGGTCGAGGCGGCCGACATCGAGCAGGCCCGGGCGATCGCCGAGCGGCTGGCCGATGTGGTGAAGTCCGCGCTGGGATAG
- a CDS encoding DUF389 domain-containing protein — MLHLRLIVPADRTDEVVHLMESTLGTTHLVVLAGAARNPAGDMVLCDVAREAGDGLISALRRLGIDKSGSITVENMDLTLSAHADKAEKDAPGEGADAVLWEELTEATHEESTFSATYVAFLTVATMLAACGVMLDNAILIVGAMAVGPEFGPLAGISTALVQRAPRLALRSLYALLGGFAAAMVLTAGFAWLMDGFGLFTRSMIEADRPNTAFIWKPDAMSFVVAFLAGIAGTLSLTSAKSGALIGVAISVTTVPAAANAAVAFSYSDYHQMSGSTTQLLANLGGIVVAGTLTLLVQKALWAAHLRRTGLVANPSRD, encoded by the coding sequence GTGCTGCATCTGCGCCTGATCGTCCCCGCCGACCGTACGGACGAGGTGGTGCACCTGATGGAGAGCACCCTCGGTACGACACATCTCGTCGTGCTGGCCGGGGCCGCCCGCAACCCGGCGGGTGACATGGTGCTGTGCGATGTGGCCCGTGAGGCGGGTGACGGACTGATCTCCGCGCTGCGCCGCCTCGGCATCGACAAGTCCGGCTCGATCACCGTCGAGAACATGGACCTGACGCTCTCCGCGCACGCCGACAAGGCCGAGAAGGACGCGCCGGGTGAGGGCGCGGACGCGGTGCTGTGGGAGGAACTGACGGAGGCGACCCACGAGGAGTCGACGTTCAGCGCCACGTACGTGGCGTTCCTCACCGTCGCGACGATGCTCGCCGCCTGCGGTGTGATGCTCGACAACGCGATCCTGATCGTGGGCGCGATGGCGGTCGGCCCGGAGTTCGGGCCGCTGGCCGGGATCTCCACGGCCCTGGTGCAGCGTGCTCCGCGACTGGCGCTGCGGTCGCTTTACGCGCTGCTCGGCGGCTTCGCCGCCGCGATGGTGCTGACGGCCGGGTTCGCCTGGCTGATGGACGGCTTCGGCCTGTTCACCCGCTCGATGATCGAGGCCGACCGTCCCAACACGGCGTTCATCTGGAAGCCCGACGCGATGTCGTTCGTGGTGGCCTTCCTGGCCGGGATCGCCGGAACGCTCTCGCTCACCTCGGCGAAGTCCGGGGCGCTGATCGGGGTCGCCATCTCGGTGACGACCGTGCCGGCCGCAGCCAACGCCGCGGTGGCGTTCAGCTACAGCGACTACCACCAGATGTCGGGCTCCACGACCCAGCTGCTGGCGAACCTCGGCGGGATCGTGGTCGCGGGGACGCTGACCCTGCTGGTCCAGAAGGCCCTGTGGGCGGCGCACCTCCGCCGGACGGGCCTGGTCGCGAACCCGTCCCGCGATTAG
- a CDS encoding MMPL family transporter has translation MIRALTGYSTRHPWKVIALWAVLGIVLSALTPTLIGRVTQHRTGDFLPRSYDSAAALRIAQEQFGVNPDATTVTMLVARSDGKALDAADRKRVEAEAAKLAQRRVIMPREDDMPRFLVPDRSQTPEIAPAMTAPDRSFELLSVQLMGNPTDKGVQGVYRTFRDAARTQFSEAGMRTGFTGSLADTVDTTDAHETAATVGSALVMGLIVLLNVLVFRSALAALLPLLAVAVIGGVAAGSVAGAAMLTGRKLDAGTPGLINVVLLGIGIDYLLFLLFRFREQLRNRPEQPAREAAEEVSGRVGAAITSAALTIVAAFATLGLATFGQFRSLGPAIAVAVLVMLLGSLTLLPALLSAAGRKMFWPSKTLRRKPGEGRAARLGALVTRRPLTMLTASVALLAALSAGLTGIRMDYGLGDSGDRTPAAVTAAEISRTLPAGVSDPTSVFVTAEDGGTLTTDRLAGLSRALTRVDGVGKVAPTVLNKDRRAARIDLYPTADPQSQQARDLASGPIRATVGRHTPAGTTAYVGGTAAIFADVATAVDHDLRIVFPVAAALIALILLLLLRSLLAPVVLMLSVGLGFAATLGAATLLFQHTLGEPGVDFTLPLVLFLFVVALGTDYNILITDRIREEMQRPGPARAAVARAVRHTTPAIATAGLVLAGSFATLATTPGNEQIAFAMTLGIMLSALVLSLVLVPALAALLGRSLWWPVRPRPAAGGHPQDRATAPAPEPDQALAR, from the coding sequence GTGATCCGCGCCCTGACCGGATATTCCACCAGACACCCGTGGAAGGTCATCGCCCTCTGGGCGGTGCTGGGTATCGTGCTGAGCGCCCTGACCCCGACCCTGATCGGCCGCGTCACCCAGCACCGGACCGGGGACTTCCTACCGCGCAGCTACGACTCGGCCGCCGCGCTTCGGATCGCCCAGGAACAGTTCGGGGTGAACCCCGACGCCACCACGGTGACGATGCTGGTCGCCCGGTCCGACGGCAAGGCCCTCGACGCCGCCGACCGGAAGCGGGTCGAGGCCGAGGCGGCGAAGCTGGCCCAGCGCCGGGTGATCATGCCCAGGGAAGACGACATGCCGCGGTTCCTGGTCCCGGACCGCTCCCAGACGCCCGAGATCGCCCCGGCGATGACGGCGCCCGACCGGAGCTTCGAACTGCTCTCCGTCCAGCTGATGGGGAATCCCACGGACAAGGGGGTCCAGGGCGTCTACCGGACCTTCCGGGACGCGGCCCGGACTCAGTTCTCCGAGGCGGGGATGCGCACCGGTTTCACCGGGAGTCTCGCCGACACCGTCGACACCACCGATGCCCACGAGACCGCCGCGACGGTCGGGAGCGCCCTCGTCATGGGGCTCATCGTCCTGCTCAACGTGCTGGTGTTCCGCAGTGCGCTGGCGGCCCTGTTGCCGCTGCTCGCGGTCGCCGTCATCGGCGGCGTGGCGGCGGGATCCGTGGCGGGTGCCGCGATGCTCACCGGGCGCAAGCTCGACGCGGGCACCCCGGGGCTGATCAACGTGGTCCTGCTCGGCATCGGCATCGACTACCTGCTGTTCCTGCTGTTCCGCTTCCGCGAGCAACTGCGCAACCGGCCCGAGCAGCCCGCCCGCGAGGCGGCCGAGGAGGTCTCCGGCCGGGTGGGCGCCGCGATCACCTCGGCGGCGCTGACCATCGTGGCCGCGTTCGCCACGCTGGGCCTGGCGACCTTCGGGCAGTTCCGCTCGCTGGGCCCCGCGATCGCCGTCGCGGTCCTGGTGATGCTGCTCGGCAGCCTCACCCTGCTGCCCGCGCTGCTCTCGGCCGCCGGGCGCAAGATGTTCTGGCCCTCCAAAACCCTTCGCCGGAAGCCGGGCGAAGGCCGTGCCGCCCGCTTGGGCGCGCTGGTCACGCGGCGACCGCTGACGATGTTGACGGCCTCCGTCGCCCTGCTTGCCGCGCTGTCCGCCGGGTTGACCGGCATCCGCATGGACTACGGCCTGGGCGACTCCGGCGACCGTACCCCCGCCGCGGTCACCGCGGCCGAGATCTCCCGCACACTGCCGGCCGGAGTGTCGGACCCGACGAGCGTCTTCGTCACCGCCGAGGACGGCGGCACCCTCACCACCGACCGGCTGGCCGGCCTCTCCCGGGCGCTCACCCGGGTCGACGGTGTGGGGAAGGTCGCACCGACCGTCCTGAACAAGGACCGCCGTGCCGCCCGGATCGACCTCTACCCGACCGCCGACCCGCAGAGCCAACAGGCCCGCGACCTGGCCTCCGGACCGATCCGGGCCACGGTCGGCCGGCACACACCCGCCGGGACGACGGCATATGTGGGCGGGACGGCGGCGATCTTCGCCGATGTCGCGACCGCCGTCGACCACGACCTGAGGATCGTGTTCCCGGTCGCGGCCGCGCTGATCGCGCTGATCCTTCTGCTGCTCCTGCGCAGCCTGCTCGCACCGGTGGTCCTGATGCTCTCCGTCGGGCTCGGCTTCGCCGCCACCCTCGGCGCCGCCACGCTGCTCTTCCAGCACACCCTCGGCGAGCCGGGCGTCGACTTCACCCTGCCACTGGTGCTGTTCCTGTTCGTCGTGGCACTGGGCACCGATTACAACATCCTGATCACCGACCGGATCCGGGAGGAGATGCAACGACCGGGCCCGGCCCGCGCCGCCGTGGCCCGCGCGGTACGGCACACGACACCGGCCATCGCGACGGCCGGGCTGGTGCTGGCCGGCTCCTTCGCCACGCTCGCCACGACCCCGGGAAACGAACAGATCGCCTTCGCGATGACGCTCGGCATCATGCTCTCCGCGCTCGTACTCTCGCTGGTGCTGGTCCCCGCCCTTGCCGCACTCCTCGGCCGGAGCCTCTGGTGGCCGGTCCGCCCGCGGCCCGCCGCGGGCGGCCACCCGCAGGACCGCGCCACCGCACCTGCCCCGGAACCCGACCAGGCCCTGGCCCGGTGA